The following are from one region of the Canis lupus baileyi chromosome 25, mCanLup2.hap1, whole genome shotgun sequence genome:
- the VAMP1 gene encoding vesicle-associated membrane protein 1 isoform X2 gives MDPSSVTEMSAPAQPPTEGAEGTAPGGGPPGPPPNTTSNRRLQQTQAQVEEVVDIMRVNVDKVLKRDEILSQLDDRADALQVGASQFESSAAKLKRKYWWKNCKMMIMLGAICAIIVVVIVTHKQKEAEARPGWVWMFTFHAAAFHCAEPCFLSLRPCFPHSLRPAPRQGRRAGRKQSVYPPNGPPRRSPLSSGLLLA, from the exons ATGGACCCGTCCTCTGTCACAGAAAT GTCTGCCCCAGCTCAGCCACCCACTGAAGGGGCAGAAGGGACTGCCCCTGGAGGTGGTCCCCCTGGCCCTCCTCCTAATACAACCAGTAACAGACGACTACAGCAAACCCAGGCACAAGTGGAGGAA GTGGTGGACATCATGCGTGTCAATGTGGACAAGGTCCTGAAGAGGGATGAGATACTGTCACAGCTAGATGACCGAGCGGATGCCTTGCAGGTGGGAGCATCACAATTTGAGAGTAGTGCTGCCAAGCTAAAGAGGAAGTATTGGTGGAAAAACTGCAAG ATGATGATCATGCTGGGAGCTATCTGTGCCATCATCGTGGTAGTCATTGTAA CCCACAAGCAAAAAGAGGCtgaggccaggccaggctgggTCTGGATGTTCACTTTCCATGCAGCAGCATTTCATTGCGCAGAACCATGCTTCCTCTCCCTTCGCCCCTGCTTCCCACATTCCCTTCGTCCTGCCCCAAGGCAGGGCCGAAGAGCTGGAAGAAAGCAGTCAGTATACCCTCCCAACGGCCCCCCTCGAAGGTCTCCACTCTCCTCTGGGCTCCTCCTTGCCTAA
- the VAMP1 gene encoding vesicle-associated membrane protein 1 isoform X1, with protein MDPSSVTEMSAPAQPPTEGAEGTAPGGGPPGPPPNTTSNRRLQQTQAQVEEVVDIMRVNVDKVLKRDEILSQLDDRADALQVGASQFESSAAKLKRKYWWKNCKMMIMLGAICAIIVVVIVIYFFT; from the exons ATGGACCCGTCCTCTGTCACAGAAAT GTCTGCCCCAGCTCAGCCACCCACTGAAGGGGCAGAAGGGACTGCCCCTGGAGGTGGTCCCCCTGGCCCTCCTCCTAATACAACCAGTAACAGACGACTACAGCAAACCCAGGCACAAGTGGAGGAA GTGGTGGACATCATGCGTGTCAATGTGGACAAGGTCCTGAAGAGGGATGAGATACTGTCACAGCTAGATGACCGAGCGGATGCCTTGCAGGTGGGAGCATCACAATTTGAGAGTAGTGCTGCCAAGCTAAAGAGGAAGTATTGGTGGAAAAACTGCAAG ATGATGATCATGCTGGGAGCTATCTGTGCCATCATCGTGGTAGTCATTGTAA TCTACTTTTTTACTTGA